Proteins co-encoded in one Nicotiana sylvestris chromosome 7, ASM39365v2, whole genome shotgun sequence genomic window:
- the LOC138874085 gene encoding F-box protein At1g49360-like, with translation MEGADYDELWSDYVPTDILRLISSRLVAGDYFAFLAVCKRWRFESLSSPLPPPIHDSPSSPCLMTLNKETGIIESFHPVYNVINHKMDIPKLKGARIRSANANWLLVSHGNRGMFFFNPISNNIIELPDLLEDVENHFPSWTFSCSPDSSSSDCFVIGFENFGSPPAIYIIKVGESSWTYHDFYNEDGNKQGSFMLSGCHNPVFFKNNIVWIFGDKGNLGILNIKENSAVETPIWEFYGKYLPRRKRSSIRQSYLVEDADNGGILVDMQVVHLRFLIPATS, from the exons ATGGAGGGTGCAGATTATGATGAATTGTGGTCTGATTATGTTCCAACAGACATACTCAGATTAATATCATCACGTCTCGTTGCTGGTGATTATTTTGCTTTTCTTGCTGTTTGTAAAAGATGGCGATTCGAGTCCCTATCGTCTCCACTCCCACCTCCGATACATGATTCCCCATCGTCGCCTTGTTTGATGACCTTAAATAAAGAAACTGGCATTATAGAGTCCTTTCATCCGGTGTACAATGTCATAAATCACAAGATGGATATCCCAAAATTAAAGGGTGCCCGAATTCGTAGCGCAAACGCTAATTGGTTGCTCGTGAGTCATGGCAACCGTGGCATGTTCTTTTTCAATCCCATTAGTAATAACATAATTGAACTCCCTGATCTACTAGAGGATGTGGAGAATCATTTCCCGTCTTGGACATTTTCGTGTTCCCCGGACTCCTCATCATCGGATTGTTTTGTCATTggttttgaaaattttggctctCCGCCAGCGATATACATCATCAAAGTTGGAGAGAGTAGTTGGACGTATCATGACTTTTATAATGAAGATGGAAATAAGCAAGGATCATTCATGTTATCTGGGTGCCATAATCCggtgtttttcaaaaataatattgTTTGGATATTTGGTGATAAAGGAAATTTGGGAATACTAAATATCAAGGAAAACTCAGCTGTAGAGACACCTATCTGGGAATTTTATGGGAAATATTTGCCACGTCGAAAAAGAAGCTCAATTCGACAGTCTTACTTGGTAGAAGATGCAGATAATGGAGGAATATTAGTT GACATGCAAGTAGTGCATTTGCGTTTCTTGATTCCTGCTACTTCCTAA